In Panacibacter ginsenosidivorans, the following proteins share a genomic window:
- a CDS encoding glucosamine inositolphosphorylceramide transferase family protein — MPPNKIKVGFLIDSFFVPAWVHETFKRITESNYAFAVVVIKKEGGVSTFKGFNYIAYNLYGKISRKYTKIRPKAFLKKNATEFFKDVPVLEVKTSLQNGASHLQEHDINTIKGYGLDVLIKFGFNKLGGGVLSAAACGVWTFDNEKIYGSAGTNAGVWEVVKGSCATPITLRILADTEPEKVLYQSFSTTGISISKCQGLACWKAVSFIPRRLKELYEFGTEAFLQNIRDYSKSINLKGQPANPPANGKFITYLFSRYSKWIGRKIWGLNNQEQWLLLYHFNDQNKLPDLSVTDFKYKEIIPPSSKFWADPCVFKNSDGKYFIFFEEYVYKRKKAHLSVLEIDKDGTISKPQIVLEKPYHLSYPFILTEGNDIYMIPETSENKTIEIYKCVSFPDKWEFQMNLMENIHAVDTTIHFYNNKYWLFVNIKENKGGSAWDELFLFSADTLLTQNWRPHPQNPIISDVRQSRPAGHLIEHEGKLYRPSQDCSCSYGYATNMNEIITLNEKEYKEKTVTKLLPKWNKKAMAVHTLSSRDGLAVLDARYKSKK; from the coding sequence ATGCCACCAAATAAAATTAAAGTCGGGTTTTTAATTGATAGCTTTTTTGTGCCTGCCTGGGTGCATGAGACGTTTAAAAGAATTACTGAAAGCAATTATGCGTTTGCAGTTGTTGTTATAAAAAAAGAAGGTGGGGTATCAACATTCAAAGGATTTAATTACATAGCCTACAATCTGTACGGCAAAATAAGCAGGAAATATACCAAGATAAGACCCAAAGCATTTTTAAAAAAGAACGCTACAGAGTTTTTTAAAGATGTGCCCGTTTTAGAAGTAAAAACATCTTTGCAAAACGGCGCTTCACATTTACAGGAGCATGATATTAATACCATAAAAGGTTACGGCCTTGATGTGTTGATAAAATTTGGCTTTAATAAACTGGGAGGTGGCGTACTTAGTGCGGCTGCCTGTGGTGTGTGGACATTTGACAATGAAAAGATCTATGGAAGTGCAGGTACAAATGCAGGTGTGTGGGAAGTTGTAAAAGGCAGTTGCGCTACACCAATTACACTAAGAATACTTGCTGATACTGAACCTGAAAAAGTTTTGTACCAATCTTTTTCCACTACGGGAATTTCAATAAGTAAATGCCAGGGGCTTGCCTGTTGGAAAGCCGTTTCATTTATTCCTAGGAGGTTGAAAGAATTGTATGAGTTCGGTACAGAAGCTTTTTTACAAAATATAAGAGATTATAGCAAGTCAATAAATTTAAAAGGACAACCTGCAAATCCACCTGCAAATGGAAAATTTATTACTTACCTGTTTAGCCGGTACAGCAAATGGATAGGTAGGAAAATATGGGGCTTGAATAACCAGGAACAATGGCTGCTACTGTATCATTTTAACGATCAGAATAAGCTTCCTGATCTGTCTGTAACTGATTTTAAGTACAAAGAAATTATTCCGCCTTCCAGTAAATTCTGGGCAGACCCATGTGTTTTTAAAAATTCTGATGGCAAATATTTTATTTTCTTTGAGGAGTATGTTTACAAGAGAAAGAAAGCACATCTTTCGGTATTGGAAATTGACAAAGATGGTACCATTTCCAAACCACAAATAGTATTAGAAAAGCCTTATCATTTGTCTTATCCTTTTATTCTGACAGAAGGCAATGATATTTACATGATACCTGAAACAAGCGAAAATAAAACTATTGAGATCTATAAATGTGTATCATTCCCCGATAAGTGGGAGTTCCAGATGAACCTGATGGAAAATATTCATGCAGTAGATACCACTATACATTTTTACAACAATAAATACTGGCTTTTTGTAAACATCAAAGAAAACAAGGGTGGTTCTGCATGGGATGAATTGTTTTTATTTTCTGCAGACACTTTGCTTACACAGAATTGGAGGCCGCATCCGCAAAATCCTATCATTTCAGATGTAAGACAGTCAAGACCTGCCGGGCATTTGATTGAACATGAAGGGAAATTATACCGCCCATCGCAGGATTGTTCCTGCAGTTATGGCTATGCAACCAATATGAACGAGATTATTACGTTAAATGAAAAGGAATACAAAGAGAAGACTGTAACAAAGCTTTTACCTAAATGGAATAAAAAGGCAATGGCGGTTCATACTTTATCAAGTAGGGATGGATTAGCAGTGCTTGATGCCCGATATAAAAGCAAAAAATAA
- the cysQ gene encoding 3'(2'),5'-bisphosphate nucleotidase CysQ: MKNFIHVSVLAAIEAGKQILEVYNQDFAVEIKSDNSPLTIADKKSHEVIKAALAGTGFPLLSEEGKQLSYDERKDWTTFWLVDPLDGTKEFIKKNGEFTVNIALVKDNKPVLGVVYVPVTRVLYFGAEGVGSYAVTIQEEVNADNIEGILSVATTLPGAEQPKVYTVVASRSHNTPETEAFIEEKRKEHGEVDMVSSGSSIKLCLVAEGKAQVYPRLAPTMEWDTAAGHGVAKFAGCSVYNYETKNEVVYNKENLLNPWFVVERSN; the protein is encoded by the coding sequence ATGAAAAACTTTATTCATGTATCCGTGCTGGCAGCCATTGAGGCAGGCAAACAAATTTTAGAAGTATATAATCAGGATTTTGCAGTAGAAATCAAGAGTGATAATTCTCCTCTTACCATTGCAGATAAGAAGTCTCATGAAGTAATAAAAGCTGCTTTAGCCGGTACAGGTTTCCCTTTATTGAGTGAGGAAGGTAAACAGTTGTCTTATGATGAAAGAAAAGACTGGACTACCTTTTGGCTGGTTGACCCATTAGATGGGACGAAGGAATTTATTAAGAAAAATGGTGAGTTTACCGTAAATATTGCACTTGTTAAAGATAATAAGCCTGTGCTGGGTGTAGTATATGTTCCTGTAACACGAGTTTTATATTTCGGTGCAGAAGGTGTAGGCAGTTATGCGGTAACTATACAGGAAGAAGTAAACGCTGACAATATTGAAGGTATTTTAAGTGTTGCTACCACATTGCCCGGGGCGGAACAACCAAAAGTTTATACAGTGGTGGCAAGCCGCTCTCATAATACCCCAGAAACAGAAGCCTTTATAGAAGAAAAAAGAAAGGAACATGGCGAGGTGGATATGGTAAGCTCGGGTAGTTCCATAAAACTTTGTTTAGTAGCAGAAGGGAAGGCGCAGGTTTATCCGCGTCTTGCACCAACAATGGAGTGGGATACCGCTGCAGGTCATGGTGTGGCTAAGTTTGCAGGCTGTAGTGTATATAATTACGAAACCAAAAATGAAGTTGTTTATAATAAAGAAAACCTGCTGAATCCCTGGTTTGTGGTAGAACGCAGTAATTAA
- a CDS encoding metal-dependent hydrolase: MKLTFYGHASFAVQVENKTILFDPFISPNPQAKHIDINNLKADYIFLSHGHGDHVADAVAIAKNTNATCVAAAEVAGWLQKQGLQKVHSMNHGGPIPFDFGTARGVSAIHSSSLPDGTYGGNPLGFVFTTAQGNFYYSGDTALTLDMQLIPVWAKLDFAVLPIGSNFTMDVNDAIKASDFVQCNTIVGVHYNTFPPIVIDTEKAKADFAAKGKKLLLPGIGETVEV; the protein is encoded by the coding sequence ATGAAGCTTACATTTTATGGTCATGCCAGCTTTGCCGTGCAGGTTGAAAATAAAACGATCTTATTTGATCCTTTTATAAGCCCGAATCCGCAGGCAAAGCATATTGATATAAACAACCTCAAAGCAGATTATATTTTCCTGTCCCACGGCCACGGAGACCATGTGGCAGACGCTGTAGCCATTGCTAAAAACACCAATGCTACCTGTGTTGCCGCAGCCGAAGTAGCGGGCTGGTTGCAAAAACAAGGATTACAAAAAGTTCATTCCATGAACCATGGCGGGCCTATTCCTTTTGATTTTGGAACAGCAAGGGGTGTTAGCGCTATACATTCATCTTCGTTACCGGACGGCACTTATGGCGGTAATCCGTTAGGTTTTGTTTTTACAACTGCACAGGGCAATTTTTATTACAGCGGCGATACAGCTTTAACACTGGATATGCAGCTTATACCGGTATGGGCAAAACTTGATTTTGCTGTATTGCCAATTGGCAGCAACTTTACCATGGATGTAAACGATGCCATAAAAGCATCAGACTTTGTGCAATGCAATACAATTGTAGGTGTTCATTACAATACATTTCCACCGATAGTAATAGATACAGAAAAAGCAAAAGCCGATTTTGCTGCTAAAGGAAAAAAATTATTACTGCCGGGTATTGGAGAAACAGTAGAAGTTTAA
- a CDS encoding ParA family protein: MARIIGVANQKGGVGKTTTAINLAASLAVLEFRTLLVDADPQANSTTGVGFDLHNVTNSLYDCMVNNVPGADVILKSEIPNLDLIPSHIDLVGAEIEMINYPNRELVLKGILEPLRANYDFIVIDCSPSLGLITVNALTAADSVIVPVQCEFFALEGLGKLLNTIKIVQSRLNTELQIEGILMTMYDGRLRLCNQVVSEVRRHFDEMVFSTIIHRNTRLSEAPSVGKPVILYDADSKGSINYLNLAKEVLQKNGMTKMTNEERIIE; encoded by the coding sequence ATGGCAAGAATAATTGGAGTAGCAAATCAAAAAGGCGGTGTAGGCAAAACCACTACAGCCATTAACCTGGCAGCCAGCCTTGCTGTGCTGGAGTTCAGAACATTGCTGGTGGATGCAGACCCGCAGGCAAACAGCACTACAGGCGTGGGTTTTGACCTGCATAATGTTACCAACAGCCTTTACGACTGTATGGTAAATAATGTGCCTGGCGCTGATGTAATATTGAAGAGTGAGATACCAAATCTTGACCTGATACCTTCTCATATTGATTTGGTGGGTGCTGAAATTGAAATGATCAATTACCCGAACAGAGAGTTGGTATTGAAAGGCATTCTTGAACCATTAAGAGCTAACTATGATTTTATAGTAATTGATTGCTCACCTTCATTGGGCCTGATAACTGTAAATGCACTTACAGCTGCAGATAGTGTGATAGTGCCTGTGCAATGCGAATTCTTTGCACTCGAAGGTTTAGGTAAATTACTAAATACCATAAAAATTGTTCAAAGCAGGCTGAACACAGAATTACAGATAGAAGGTATATTAATGACCATGTATGACGGCAGGTTGCGTCTCTGCAACCAGGTAGTAAGTGAAGTGCGGAGGCATTTTGATGAAATGGTTTTCAGCACCATCATTCACCGCAATACAAGATTAAGCGAAGCGCCCAGTGTAGGCAAACCGGTAATATTATATGATGCAGACAGCAAAGGTTCTATCAATTACCTGAACCTTGCAAAAGAAGTGCTGCAGAAAAATGGTATGACGAAGATGACCAATGAAGAAAGAATTATTGAATAG
- a CDS encoding ParB/RepB/Spo0J family partition protein, with the protein MTTPKQNKDLLGKGIRSLLQNIDTDLKTTTGNLKSTVVETATASSRIALEQIQTNPRNPRHDFDETALNELAASIKLHDIIQPVTVSKLASGKYQLIAGERRFRAAKMAGLKDIPAYIRQANDAELLELALLENLQREDLNAIEIGLSYKRMMEELNHTQEQVAERMGKERSTVTNYIRLLKLPPDIQLAVRSGNLSMGHARALINIDTIDKQLFVYAEIKNKGLSVRQTEELVRNLYKNEKPGAVKSSSKSSLPPAYKRIEDNLASHFGTKVKLNHNNKGYGSITLEYYSLEELNKILEQMSIQVS; encoded by the coding sequence ATGACCACTCCAAAACAGAATAAAGATCTATTGGGTAAGGGAATAAGATCCCTTCTACAAAATATTGACACTGATCTTAAGACCACAACAGGTAATTTAAAAAGTACTGTGGTAGAAACCGCTACAGCCAGCAGCCGCATTGCACTTGAGCAAATACAAACCAATCCAAGAAATCCACGTCACGATTTTGATGAAACAGCATTGAATGAACTGGCAGCTTCAATAAAGCTGCACGATATTATTCAGCCTGTCACTGTTTCAAAACTTGCCTCAGGCAAATATCAATTGATTGCCGGTGAGCGCCGCTTTCGTGCAGCTAAAATGGCAGGGCTAAAAGATATACCTGCTTATATACGCCAGGCCAATGATGCTGAATTGTTAGAACTTGCTTTACTCGAAAATCTGCAGCGTGAAGACCTGAACGCAATTGAGATCGGTCTCAGTTATAAACGCATGATGGAAGAACTTAACCATACGCAGGAACAAGTGGCAGAGCGCATGGGCAAAGAAAGAAGCACGGTTACCAATTATATACGTTTATTAAAATTACCACCCGATATACAACTTGCTGTACGCAGCGGTAATTTAAGTATGGGCCACGCAAGAGCATTGATCAATATTGATACGATTGACAAACAACTCTTCGTTTACGCTGAAATAAAAAATAAAGGCTTAAGCGTAAGACAAACAGAAGAATTGGTGCGCAACCTGTATAAGAATGAAAAACCAGGTGCTGTTAAATCTTCTTCAAAATCCTCCTTACCGCCTGCTTACAAAAGAATAGAAGATAATTTAGCGTCTCATTTTGGAACCAAAGTAAAACTCAATCATAACAATAAAGGTTATGGTAGTATTACATTGGAATATTATTCACTCGAAGAATTAAATAAGATCCTGGAACAGATGAGTATTCAGGTAAGCTGA
- a CDS encoding DUF5683 domain-containing protein, whose protein sequence is MLLKKIIIPFFISFIVTSLYAQNDKQQLASTSIMDTSIKIKTDTAIVAKDSVPVKDTLLKKKHDPAKATRRSAIIPGWGQAYNRQYWKIPLVYAALGITAGTYVYNDKWYKRTRDAYSIVINGDTANYDQIDPKLKGLVDYPQSLQFYRNDFRKNRDYSVLFFLLAWGLNVVDATVFGHLKDFDVSDDLSMHIKPTYNFSTKTPGLGVAFNLKNPQRKVLPAF, encoded by the coding sequence ATGCTGCTGAAAAAAATTATCATACCGTTTTTTATAAGCTTTATTGTTACCAGTCTGTATGCACAGAATGATAAGCAACAATTAGCATCTACGTCCATCATGGACACAAGTATAAAGATCAAAACAGATACTGCAATTGTAGCAAAAGATTCTGTTCCCGTAAAAGATACGCTCCTCAAAAAAAAACACGATCCTGCAAAAGCTACACGCCGCTCGGCAATTATACCGGGTTGGGGCCAGGCCTATAACAGGCAGTACTGGAAGATACCCCTGGTATATGCTGCGCTCGGTATTACAGCAGGCACCTATGTTTATAATGATAAATGGTATAAAAGAACAAGGGATGCATACAGCATCGTAATCAATGGTGATACTGCTAACTATGACCAGATAGACCCAAAGCTTAAAGGGTTGGTAGATTATCCGCAAAGCCTCCAGTTTTACCGTAATGATTTCAGAAAAAACCGCGATTATTCTGTTTTATTTTTCCTGCTTGCGTGGGGATTAAATGTGGTAGACGCCACTGTTTTCGGGCACCTCAAAGACTTTGATGTAAGCGACGATCTTAGCATGCACATAAAACCCACTTATAATTTTTCTACCAAAACACCGGGATTAGGAGTTGCTTTCAATTTAAAAAACCCACAACGGAAAGTATTGCCTGCATTTTAA
- the zwf gene encoding glucose-6-phosphate dehydrogenase gives MKQTTTNTAAITIFGAKGDLTRRKLIPALYNLFIGNHLPAICTIICVDFMTVDENEFKNDLLLGVNEFSRSGKADPPTWSAFANKIQYIQGDFLNEETFINLKAKLDVFDVKNKQRSTRMFYFAVSPKFIEVIAEGLYTHQIANQLTKDRIVVEKPFGTDLQSAQKLNRYLRKRFEEKQIYRIDHYLGKETVQNILAFRFANYVFEPLWNRNYIDHVQINVCEQVSVGKRGGYYDGSGALRDMIQNHLLQLLCVIAMDSPPKYEAEAIRNAKVNVLKQVRIYKESQVFTNVVRAQYKEGSINNIPQHAYRKEEHVAKNSTTETYVAARLFIDNERWKNVPFYLRTGKCMPKQTSMIVLQFKDSPNRIFKDDIVPNRLVISIQPDLEISLLFESKVPGLHMKLKPVEMDFTYNQSYTEAIPEAYEALLLDVLNGDATLFMRADQVETAWKVVMPIVDAWKKNPSKQLLYYKAGTSGPKAADDLLKPFADQWFVV, from the coding sequence ATGAAACAAACAACAACAAATACTGCTGCCATCACCATCTTTGGCGCAAAAGGAGATCTTACACGCCGCAAACTAATACCCGCTTTATATAATTTATTTATTGGCAATCACCTGCCTGCTATTTGCACAATTATTTGTGTTGATTTTATGACAGTTGATGAAAATGAATTTAAGAACGACCTCTTACTTGGTGTAAATGAATTTTCACGCAGCGGAAAAGCAGATCCACCAACATGGAGTGCATTTGCCAATAAAATTCAATACATACAAGGTGACTTTTTAAATGAAGAAACCTTCATTAATCTAAAAGCAAAGCTGGATGTATTTGATGTAAAAAATAAACAACGTAGTACACGCATGTTCTACTTTGCAGTATCACCAAAATTTATAGAAGTTATTGCAGAAGGTTTATATACGCACCAAATTGCCAACCAACTTACCAAAGACAGGATCGTAGTAGAGAAACCGTTTGGTACAGACCTTCAATCTGCACAAAAGCTCAACCGGTATTTACGCAAACGTTTCGAAGAAAAACAGATCTACCGAATAGACCATTACCTCGGCAAGGAAACCGTGCAAAATATTCTTGCATTCAGGTTTGCCAACTATGTGTTTGAACCTTTGTGGAACAGGAATTATATTGATCATGTACAGATCAATGTTTGCGAACAGGTAAGCGTTGGTAAACGCGGCGGCTACTACGATGGCAGCGGTGCACTGCGTGATATGATCCAGAACCACCTGTTGCAACTGCTCTGTGTTATTGCCATGGACAGCCCTCCAAAGTACGAGGCTGAAGCCATACGCAACGCAAAAGTAAATGTGCTTAAGCAGGTGCGCATTTATAAAGAATCACAGGTGTTCACCAATGTGGTACGTGCACAATACAAAGAAGGAAGCATTAATAATATTCCGCAACATGCTTATCGTAAAGAAGAACATGTGGCAAAAAATTCTACCACCGAAACATATGTGGCGGCAAGACTTTTTATAGACAATGAAAGATGGAAAAATGTGCCTTTCTATTTGCGCACCGGCAAATGCATGCCCAAACAAACATCCATGATCGTATTGCAATTCAAAGATTCGCCCAACAGGATTTTTAAAGACGATATTGTACCCAATCGCCTTGTTATAAGCATACAACCCGATCTTGAAATAAGTTTACTCTTCGAAAGCAAAGTGCCCGGTCTGCATATGAAATTAAAGCCCGTTGAAATGGATTTCACTTACAACCAATCTTACACCGAAGCTATACCCGAAGCATATGAAGCATTGTTGCTTGATGTATTGAATGGCGATGCCACATTGTTTATGCGTGCAGACCAGGTAGAGACCGCCTGGAAAGTAGTAATGCCCATTGTAGATGCATGGAAGAAAAATCCGTCAAAACAATTGCTGTATTACAAAGCCGGTACATCTGGCCCCAAAGCAGCCGATGATCTGCTAAAACCCTTTGCAGATCAATGGTTCGTTGTGTAA
- a CDS encoding PhzF family phenazine biosynthesis protein, translating to MKTYFVDSFTNQKFKGNPAAVCIAESDLSSTTMQSIATEIGFSETAFIKQITGNTYGIRFFTPKIEIPLCGHATLASSKIIFDTNSFDSIKFINCNNVELFIEKVGSKIKMQFPVYDTEEIEVPRKMLDALGISEMADKRYSPKNKIVLIEIKSAPELANLKPDFPALINSYTGINGVLVTAISDSENFDFHYRYFWPWAGTNEDPVTGGIQTFLTKYWAIKLNKTKLNAYQSSLRTGTMSTELLEDKVYILGEAVTVLEGQFIL from the coding sequence ATGAAGACATATTTTGTTGACTCTTTTACTAATCAAAAATTCAAAGGAAATCCTGCTGCAGTTTGTATTGCAGAAAGCGATTTGAGCAGTACAACTATGCAAAGCATTGCAACAGAAATTGGCTTTTCTGAAACTGCTTTTATAAAACAAATCACAGGCAACACTTATGGCATAAGATTTTTTACGCCAAAGATTGAAATTCCATTATGTGGACACGCTACATTGGCTTCATCAAAAATTATTTTCGATACAAACTCATTTGACAGTATAAAATTCATCAACTGTAACAATGTTGAATTGTTTATTGAGAAAGTAGGTAGTAAAATCAAAATGCAATTTCCTGTTTACGACACAGAAGAAATCGAAGTTCCCCGAAAGATGTTAGATGCACTTGGAATTTCTGAAATGGCAGATAAAAGATACAGTCCTAAAAATAAAATAGTTTTAATTGAAATTAAAAGTGCACCTGAGCTGGCAAATTTGAAACCTGATTTTCCGGCATTGATAAATTCATACACAGGAATAAATGGTGTGTTAGTAACAGCCATTTCTGATAGTGAAAATTTTGATTTTCATTACAGGTATTTTTGGCCCTGGGCTGGAACTAATGAAGACCCTGTAACAGGTGGCATTCAAACTTTTTTGACAAAATATTGGGCAATCAAATTAAATAAAACAAAATTGAATGCTTACCAGTCTTCATTAAGAACAGGAACAATGAGTACAGAACTTTTAGAAGACAAAGTTTACATTTTAGGGGAAGCGGTAACCGTATTAGAGGGGCAATTTATCTTATAA
- the dapB gene encoding 4-hydroxy-tetrahydrodipicolinate reductase: MKIALIGYGKMGQAIEQIATAKGHEIVLRIGIENLEDFTLENVARADVAIEFTSPHSAVHNIRKCIDAGVAVVSGSTGWLQHWNDVKDYVTYKEGALIYASNFSIGVNLFFELNSFLAELMSKHENYHVALEETHHTQKRDAPSGTAITLAEQVMQKIKTKKVWVNHISDNEEELEIISERIDPAPGTHKIKYSSAIDDIEIIHTAHNRQGFASGAVMAAEFLCGKKGIFTMKDVLNL; the protein is encoded by the coding sequence ATGAAAATTGCACTTATCGGTTATGGCAAAATGGGCCAGGCCATTGAACAGATCGCAACAGCAAAAGGCCATGAAATTGTACTGCGCATTGGTATAGAGAACCTCGAAGATTTTACATTGGAAAACGTAGCCAGGGCAGATGTGGCCATTGAATTTACTTCGCCACACAGCGCTGTACACAACATCAGAAAATGCATTGATGCAGGTGTTGCTGTTGTTAGCGGCTCTACAGGCTGGCTGCAGCATTGGAACGATGTAAAAGATTACGTAACGTATAAAGAGGGTGCACTGATCTATGCAAGCAATTTTAGCATTGGCGTAAACCTGTTCTTTGAACTCAACAGCTTTCTTGCTGAATTAATGAGCAAACATGAGAACTATCATGTAGCGCTTGAAGAGACACACCATACGCAAAAGAGAGATGCGCCAAGCGGTACGGCTATTACCCTAGCGGAGCAGGTAATGCAAAAAATAAAAACAAAGAAAGTTTGGGTAAATCATATCAGCGATAATGAAGAGGAGCTGGAGATCATCAGCGAAAGAATTGATCCTGCGCCCGGCACACATAAAATAAAATATAGTTCTGCTATTGATGATATTGAGATCATTCACACAGCACATAACAGGCAGGGTTTTGCTTCCGGCGCTGTAATGGCTGCAGAATTTCTATGTGGCAAAAAAGGTATTTTTACCATGAAAGATGTTTTGAACCTCTGA
- a CDS encoding tetratricopeptide repeat-containing sensor histidine kinase: protein MKFLTAAISFILFILPASFFAQPGKIDSLRAVIKNAKDSNAVMHACMSLSAEYNLKNFDENLVYGFRGLSIAKAKNDSVSIANFLHNIGTDYYLKGRYDSAANYYYKSAAILESKNELAGLASVYNNLAQLYRKIGPYSRSHEFYNKAMSLYRQLNDKGGISTIYNESGVLDEYEGNFEEAIKSYKASLDICKEMNNQQGIAYSLNFIAGAYAQMRKFKEAEDYNAQSLRIREQMKDSFAIALTYTDFGSIYNAEGKFDKAEENILKANEVAQALGYIDLLRNNFNELSAIEASKGDYKKSLDYFKQAAVLKDSIYKTETAKEVEELSVKFETAEKEKQIQQQQFEIKQRNYWIIAISVLLLLGSLLGYSNYHRYKLKQQAHLQAEIMKQQDQATKAVIEAEEKERKRIAGELHDGVGQMMSAAKMNLSAMKSNLPFASADQKNNFEKIESLIDESCLEVRTVSHNMMPNALLKAGLAAAVRTFIDKIDKHVIKINLYTEGLNERIDSNIETVLYRVVQECVNNVIKHANASLLDISLIKDNDGISVTIEDNGKGFDTSGITEFEGIGLKNIKSRIDFLKGTIEWNSAPGGGTLVAMHIPV, encoded by the coding sequence ATGAAATTTCTAACTGCTGCCATCTCATTTATTCTTTTTATTCTTCCTGCTTCTTTTTTTGCACAGCCTGGTAAAATAGACAGTCTGCGTGCTGTGATAAAAAATGCAAAAGACAGCAATGCTGTTATGCACGCCTGTATGAGTTTGTCTGCAGAATATAATTTAAAAAATTTTGATGAAAATCTTGTCTACGGCTTTAGAGGTTTAAGCATAGCAAAAGCAAAAAATGATTCTGTAAGCATTGCAAATTTCCTGCACAACATTGGTACGGATTATTACTTAAAAGGAAGGTATGACAGTGCTGCAAACTACTATTATAAAAGTGCAGCCATACTTGAATCGAAAAATGAACTTGCGGGCCTTGCCTCTGTTTACAACAACCTTGCACAATTATATCGAAAGATCGGCCCTTACAGCAGGTCTCATGAATTTTATAACAAAGCAATGAGCCTCTACCGGCAACTCAATGACAAGGGTGGTATTTCCACTATCTACAATGAATCTGGCGTGCTTGATGAATATGAAGGCAATTTTGAAGAAGCCATTAAAAGCTATAAGGCATCGCTGGATATCTGTAAAGAAATGAATAACCAGCAAGGCATTGCTTACTCACTGAATTTTATTGCGGGTGCTTATGCACAAATGAGAAAATTTAAAGAAGCTGAAGACTACAATGCACAATCGTTGCGCATTCGTGAACAAATGAAAGACTCCTTTGCCATTGCACTTACTTATACAGACTTTGGCAGCATTTACAATGCAGAAGGTAAGTTTGACAAAGCGGAAGAAAATATTCTTAAAGCAAATGAAGTTGCACAGGCGCTGGGTTATATTGACCTGCTGCGAAATAATTTTAATGAACTTTCTGCTATTGAAGCATCGAAAGGTGATTATAAAAAATCACTTGATTATTTTAAACAGGCTGCTGTTTTAAAAGACTCTATTTACAAAACAGAAACTGCAAAAGAAGTTGAAGAACTCTCTGTAAAATTTGAAACCGCAGAAAAAGAAAAGCAAATACAGCAACAGCAGTTTGAAATAAAACAGCGCAACTACTGGATCATTGCCATAAGCGTTTTATTGTTGCTGGGCAGTTTGCTTGGGTATTCTAATTATCACCGATACAAACTAAAACAGCAGGCACATTTGCAGGCAGAGATCATGAAGCAGCAGGACCAGGCTACCAAAGCAGTAATTGAAGCAGAAGAAAAAGAACGCAAACGTATTGCGGGAGAATTGCATGATGGCGTTGGACAAATGATGAGCGCCGCAAAAATGAATCTCTCTGCTATGAAAAGTAATCTTCCATTTGCATCTGCGGATCAGAAAAATAATTTTGAAAAAATAGAAAGCCTGATCGATGAGAGTTGCCTGGAAGTTAGAACAGTCTCTCACAACATGATGCCCAACGCATTGTTGAAAGCGGGGCTGGCTGCTGCAGTAAGAACTTTCATTGATAAGATAGATAAACACGTGATTAAAATAAATCTTTATACAGAAGGTTTAAACGAACGTATTGACAGCAACATAGAAACGGTACTTTACCGTGTTGTGCAGGAGTGCGTGAACAATGTTATTAAACACGCTAATGCAAGCCTGCTGGATATTTCGCTGATAAAAGACAATGATGGTATTAGTGTAACCATTGAAGACAACGGAAAAGGATTTGACACATCAGGCATTACAGAGTTTGAAGGTATTGGGCTGAAGAATATCAAAAGCCGCATAGATTTTTTGAAAGGAACGATTGAATGGAACAGTGCGCCGGGAGGTGGTACATTGGTAGCCATGCATATTCCTGTATAA